The DNA region ATCATCGCGCTGCTCTTGCCGGCATTATGGGCGATATTCCTTTTACTTGCCGGCAATATTTTTGACCGCGCCGCAGTGGGAACATTTTTCATGGCAGTCGGTCTGCTCCTCGGGTGGTTCACGGCTGCCGCGATTAGCTTGTGGCTGGCGCTTCTGTTTGCGTTTGTGATTTTTGCTGCCGGCCTCGCGCTTTATTTTTATTTGCCGCGCATTGCCCTGGCAATCGCCATGTTCTGGCCGCTGCCCACGATTTATTTCGCACACTTGTATTTCACCGGTTCCTTTAGCGGCAACCCCTGGGTGGGACTTGGTTTGCTTGTGGCAGGCGTTGCCTGCGGTATTCTGTTGGCGCGGGCGAGTGTTGCAATCATTGCCAGCGCGCTGGGAGCGCTCATTTTGGGTGTTTTATGGCCGGATCAACTTCAATTTATCGGCAGCATCGCAATTTTTATAACCGGCATGATTTGGCAAATGCTGGTGCAACCGCGTTTGCCGTTTTTCAAGGAGAGGGCGGATGCCGCGCTCGCTGTTTCGGCGCATGATCGTAAAACACAATACTGGCATGCTTTGCGTATCGCCGCTGCGCTGTTGCTTGCCGGCCTGTTCAGCGTGGCGTTCCTGGCCCCGCAACCGTCGCCCTCCTCCCCTGTTCATGAAGATCGCCTGCACGCGTTTCAACAAAACGGCGGACTTGACCGTCCCGCTTTGATTTTC from Cytophagia bacterium CHB2 includes:
- a CDS encoding M24 family metallopeptidase, producing the protein MRLVPNILPDLPLGIESETTFIAIIALLLPALWAIFLLLAGNIFDRAAVGTFFMAVGLLLGWFTAAAISLWLALLFAFVIFAAGLALYFYLPRIALAIAMFWPLPTIYFAHLYFTGSFSGNPWVGLGLLVAGVACGILLARASVAIIASALGALILGVLWPDQLQFIGSIAIFITGMIWQMLVQPRLPFFKERADAALAVSAHDRKTQYWHALRIAAALLLAGLFSVAFLAPQPSPSSPVHEDRLHAFQQNGGLDRPALIFSSANVFYLTGRALPIAILAEKQNWWNRLRLIIAGKSSAAAIHRLRAHKDEDELEKLRRAAAITSRAFEHIAPLIKPGRNENEIAQEILKFFRENGATGLAFPLIVGAGANATRPHYSANNAVMNEGLVVIDIGCSVENYPSDMTRTFAVNGRFSAAERELMDIVIA